A single genomic interval of uncultured Pseudodesulfovibrio sp. harbors:
- a CDS encoding ATP-binding cassette domain-containing protein gives MCLVLEDVTFAYPGGAVILEGASLTITQGGYYLVRGPSGSGKSTLLRLLCRLEEPQSGRIVYQETPVSEMEPARLRRTVAYVQQMPTLLKASVRDNLLLPLQFKANSGLEPPDDGTLNRMLGSFLLDGVTLDAMADSLSVGQAQRVCLIRSLLLRPEVLLMDEPTASLDAKSAQVVLDKAAELSRDGMTVVMISHSETTPEGVTDLIRINGRKLEFA, from the coding sequence ATGTGTCTGGTCCTCGAAGATGTCACTTTCGCCTATCCCGGCGGGGCTGTCATCCTTGAGGGTGCTTCACTGACCATTACGCAGGGCGGATACTATCTCGTGCGCGGGCCGTCCGGTTCCGGCAAGTCCACATTGCTGCGGCTTCTCTGCCGTCTGGAGGAGCCTCAATCCGGCAGGATCGTTTATCAGGAAACGCCTGTCAGTGAAATGGAGCCTGCCCGGTTGCGCCGTACCGTGGCATATGTTCAGCAGATGCCCACGCTCTTGAAAGCATCGGTGCGCGACAATCTCCTGCTTCCACTCCAATTCAAGGCGAACAGCGGCCTTGAGCCGCCGGATGACGGTACGCTGAACCGGATGCTCGGGTCGTTTCTGCTTGACGGCGTGACGCTCGACGCCATGGCGGATTCCCTGTCCGTGGGGCAAGCGCAGCGAGTCTGTCTCATTCGCAGTCTGTTACTCAGGCCCGAAGTGTTGCTCATGGACGAGCCGACTGCCTCCCTTGATGCCAAGAGCGCGCAGGTGGTGCTGGACAAGGCCGCCGAACTGAGCCGGGACGGCATGACCGTGGTCATGATATCCCATTCCGAAACCACTCCCGAAGGCGTGACGGACCTCATCCGTATCAATGGCCGCAAGCTGGAGTTCGCATGA
- the fetB gene encoding iron export ABC transporter permease subunit FetB, with the protein MSVTPAIIEISPWQLLLCLGFVLLAGGTSIYHRLGLGRDLLVGTIRTFAQLFLMGYVLKFVFDVQLSWLVLLMFTVMIGAAVHIIKGRVSEKSVPFLMPTFISMLLTYTLVTYVVTAVIVGAKPWWTPQYFIPLAGMIVGNSMTAISISLERLFSDLKNRRAEVEMRLALGADYREASQDILRDAVKAGMIPSINSLMAVGLVSLPGMMTGQILSGTDPLIAIRYQIVVMLMIVAGTSLGSLLVTGLVRRRCFSAGQQLIVR; encoded by the coding sequence ATGAGTGTCACGCCTGCCATCATCGAAATATCCCCGTGGCAGCTTTTGCTGTGTCTCGGTTTCGTACTGCTCGCGGGCGGTACGTCCATCTATCACCGACTCGGTCTCGGGCGCGATCTGCTTGTCGGTACCATCCGTACTTTCGCGCAGCTTTTTCTCATGGGATACGTGCTCAAGTTCGTGTTCGACGTGCAGTTGAGTTGGCTTGTCCTGCTTATGTTCACGGTCATGATCGGGGCGGCTGTTCACATCATCAAGGGGCGTGTCAGCGAAAAATCCGTGCCCTTTCTCATGCCCACGTTCATTTCCATGCTCCTGACCTACACCTTGGTCACTTATGTGGTCACCGCCGTGATCGTGGGAGCGAAACCGTGGTGGACGCCGCAGTATTTCATCCCGCTTGCCGGAATGATCGTCGGCAATTCCATGACCGCCATTTCCATCTCCCTTGAGCGGCTGTTCTCGGATTTGAAGAACCGTCGGGCCGAAGTGGAAATGCGGCTCGCCCTCGGTGCGGATTACCGGGAAGCGTCACAGGATATTCTGCGGGATGCCGTGAAAGCAGGCATGATTCCGTCCATCAATTCTCTCATGGCTGTGGGACTTGTCTCCCTGCCCGGCATGATGACCGGACAGATACTCTCCGGTACCGACCCGCTCATCGCTATCCGTTACCAGATCGTCGTCATGCTCATGATCGTGGCCGGGACCTCGCTCGGGTCACTGCTCGTCACCGGACTCGTCCGTCGCAGGTGCTTTTCCGCGGGGCAGCAGCTTATCGTTCGGTGA
- a CDS encoding glycosyltransferase, with amino-acid sequence MTDSASRGKTLGMVLKGYPRISETFISNEIRLLEKMGFNIHIYSMRAPRENFTHDSIKEIKAKVTYLPSSMIWGLPALLWHNLRLLFRHPKRYWKAIKLMKTRFALAPKKHTWIKHLLQGGYIMQKSVIDDGVDLGHLHGHFAHTPTTVTMYAALFADVPFSFTAHAKDIYTQAPERYQDKIDLAKFVVTCTRYNAEYLTKVSRNGKPIHCVYHGINLDLFAPKSDKTGAKAPYNILTVARFVPKKGLDIVLRALAKLRAEGLEFKYTLVGTGKAADNRKIESLIRELGLDDVTTLTGTITHGEVIKLLADADCFTLGCREADDGDRDGIPNVVAEAMATGVPVAATDVSGLPELVIHEKTGMLCQSNNVDALADIIRRSLTDNELRATIIPAAREKVLEVFDNKKLINDLGEIYISHNVPCAR; translated from the coding sequence GTGACTGATTCCGCTTCCCGCGGGAAAACCCTTGGCATGGTGCTCAAGGGCTATCCCCGTATCTCCGAGACGTTCATATCCAACGAAATCCGCCTGCTTGAAAAGATGGGATTCAATATCCACATCTACTCCATGCGCGCCCCCCGCGAAAATTTCACCCATGATTCCATCAAGGAGATCAAGGCAAAGGTCACTTACCTGCCCTCCTCAATGATCTGGGGACTGCCCGCACTGCTCTGGCACAACCTGCGGTTGCTCTTCCGCCACCCGAAACGGTACTGGAAGGCGATCAAGCTCATGAAGACCCGCTTCGCACTCGCACCCAAGAAACACACTTGGATCAAGCATCTGCTCCAAGGCGGTTACATCATGCAGAAATCCGTCATCGACGACGGTGTCGACCTCGGTCACCTGCACGGACATTTCGCCCACACGCCCACCACCGTCACCATGTATGCGGCACTGTTCGCGGACGTGCCGTTCAGCTTCACGGCCCATGCCAAGGATATCTACACGCAGGCTCCCGAACGCTATCAGGACAAGATCGACCTCGCCAAATTCGTGGTCACCTGCACCCGATACAATGCGGAGTATCTCACCAAGGTGTCCAGAAACGGCAAGCCCATCCACTGCGTCTACCACGGCATCAATCTCGATCTGTTCGCGCCCAAAAGCGACAAAACCGGAGCCAAAGCGCCCTACAACATTCTCACCGTAGCCCGCTTCGTTCCCAAGAAAGGTCTGGATATCGTCCTGCGCGCGCTGGCAAAACTCCGTGCTGAAGGACTGGAGTTCAAATACACTCTCGTAGGCACAGGCAAAGCCGCCGACAACCGCAAAATCGAATCACTCATTCGCGAGCTCGGCCTTGACGACGTCACCACCCTCACCGGCACCATTACCCACGGCGAAGTCATCAAGCTCCTCGCAGATGCCGACTGTTTCACCCTCGGCTGCCGCGAAGCAGATGACGGCGACCGCGACGGCATCCCCAACGTGGTTGCCGAAGCCATGGCTACCGGCGTGCCCGTCGCCGCCACCGACGTCTCGGGACTGCCCGAACTCGTCATCCATGAAAAAACCGGCATGCTCTGCCAAAGCAACAACGTCGATGCACTGGCAGACATCATCCGCCGAAGCCTGACCGACAACGAACTGCGCGCCACCATCATCCCGGCAGCACGAGAAAAAGTCCTCGAAGTCTTCGACAACAAAAAGCTCATCAACGATCTCGGAGAAATCTACATCTCCCACAACGTTCCCTGCGCCCGGTAG
- a CDS encoding glycosyltransferase translates to MESNSYNILMYSHDTYGLGHIRRTMAIARNLVRPGVNILIVTGSPIAGRYTMPAGVDFVRMPGMIKKTNTVYVPHSIKVDPKIAISIRKNIISSTAKAFKPDLFIVDKVPTGLKNEVLPTLKWLKKNLPCTRVVLGLRDILDDAESTRADWKKKKFPEILRDLYSEIWVYGEKDLYNPITEYAFPEDIAKKTIFTGYIPRKVPKTRKPRRKQKQVLVTIGGGGDGYTVLDNYLKMLESNGTVNFKTLMITGPFLAHDRLDELADRARALKVQIKPFVKNLEKRMATADLVVTMGGYNTLCEILSLKKPALVIPRDTPRLEQLLRAKVFEGRGLCDYIKWGDVTPDILRQKVNTLLDDPAPCIKQLQDFRMTGLEVMCKRLTHFRENCRD, encoded by the coding sequence ATGGAATCGAATTCATACAATATCCTGATGTATTCCCATGACACCTACGGTCTGGGACACATTCGACGCACCATGGCCATTGCCCGCAATCTGGTGCGTCCCGGCGTCAACATCCTCATCGTCACCGGATCGCCCATAGCCGGACGGTACACCATGCCCGCAGGCGTCGACTTCGTCCGAATGCCCGGTATGATAAAAAAGACCAACACCGTCTACGTCCCGCACTCCATCAAGGTCGATCCCAAAATCGCCATCTCCATTCGAAAAAACATCATCTCCTCCACAGCCAAAGCGTTCAAACCCGATCTCTTCATCGTCGACAAAGTGCCGACCGGCCTCAAAAACGAGGTGCTGCCCACGCTCAAATGGCTGAAAAAGAACCTGCCGTGCACCCGCGTGGTACTCGGGCTGCGCGATATTCTGGACGATGCCGAATCCACCCGCGCCGATTGGAAGAAAAAGAAATTTCCCGAAATCCTGCGTGATCTCTACTCCGAAATTTGGGTCTACGGCGAAAAAGACCTCTACAACCCCATCACGGAATATGCCTTTCCCGAAGACATCGCCAAAAAGACGATCTTCACCGGGTACATTCCGCGCAAAGTGCCGAAGACACGCAAACCGCGCCGCAAGCAGAAACAGGTGCTCGTCACCATCGGCGGCGGCGGAGACGGCTACACCGTGCTCGACAACTATCTCAAGATGCTGGAGAGCAACGGCACCGTGAATTTCAAGACGCTCATGATCACCGGCCCGTTTCTGGCCCATGACCGCCTCGACGAACTCGCTGACCGCGCCCGTGCGCTCAAGGTCCAGATCAAGCCGTTCGTCAAGAATCTGGAAAAACGCATGGCCACCGCCGACCTCGTGGTCACCATGGGCGGCTACAACACCCTGTGCGAAATCCTTTCACTCAAAAAGCCCGCACTGGTCATCCCGCGCGACACGCCACGCCTTGAGCAACTGCTCCGCGCCAAGGTATTCGAGGGACGCGGCCTGTGCGACTATATCAAATGGGGTGACGTCACTCCGGACATACTACGCCAGAAGGTCAACACCCTTCTCGACGATCCCGCACCGTGCATCAAACAACTCCAGGATTTCCGCATGACCGGCCTTGAAGTCATGTGCAAACGCCTGACCCACTTCCGAGAGAACTGTCGTGACTGA
- a CDS encoding radical SAM protein, with amino-acid sequence MDMPVNNIIWNMTRKCNFRCEYCYFPHDNTPVTETLPVSRITDFLDATGEQWVVGLTGGEPFIYPGMVDICAELTKNHFIGVDTNLSVSSKVRDFAERIDPARVQDLYVALHIEERERIKGTDAFIKNARLLLDKGFKVIVNYVIHPTLEARFHTDKEFFADHGITLTPRPFKGEFEGRRYPEAYGDRARAIFADHPEQGKKIAFNFQGVPCSAGKTLLRMEPDGTVMRCPGDKTKLGNVMDNVRLLDGTEPCNVKRCPCRGVDHISLTSLQKALVEGVQFAVVGDNDKASESLNRADELSPEHPCAQNNLGVLALRRGDRAEAVRRFETALAARPDHPLYADNLHNTQDGMHFDAGICLDVNHRHAK; translated from the coding sequence ATGGACATGCCGGTCAACAACATCATCTGGAACATGACGCGAAAATGCAATTTCCGTTGTGAATACTGCTACTTTCCGCACGACAACACCCCAGTCACCGAGACGCTGCCCGTCTCGCGCATCACGGATTTCCTTGACGCCACCGGCGAACAATGGGTCGTGGGACTGACCGGCGGCGAACCGTTCATCTACCCCGGCATGGTCGATATCTGCGCGGAGCTGACAAAGAACCATTTCATCGGCGTGGATACGAACCTGTCGGTCTCGTCCAAAGTCCGCGACTTTGCCGAACGCATCGACCCGGCACGGGTGCAGGACCTGTATGTCGCCCTGCATATCGAGGAAAGGGAACGCATCAAGGGAACCGACGCATTCATCAAAAACGCCCGCCTGCTTCTGGACAAGGGATTCAAGGTCATCGTCAATTACGTGATCCATCCGACCCTTGAAGCACGCTTCCATACGGACAAGGAATTCTTCGCCGACCATGGCATCACCCTGACGCCCCGCCCCTTCAAAGGCGAATTCGAAGGACGGCGCTACCCCGAGGCATATGGCGACCGGGCACGGGCCATCTTTGCCGACCACCCCGAGCAGGGCAAAAAAATCGCCTTCAACTTTCAGGGAGTCCCGTGCTCGGCCGGGAAGACACTGCTCCGCATGGAACCCGACGGCACCGTAATGCGCTGCCCCGGCGACAAGACCAAACTGGGCAACGTCATGGATAACGTCCGACTGCTTGACGGCACCGAGCCGTGCAACGTGAAACGCTGCCCCTGCCGGGGAGTCGACCACATCTCTCTGACCTCTCTGCAAAAGGCACTGGTGGAAGGCGTCCAATTCGCCGTAGTGGGCGACAATGACAAGGCCTCCGAGTCCCTGAACAGGGCTGACGAACTTTCCCCGGAACACCCGTGTGCACAGAACAATCTCGGCGTACTCGCCCTGCGGAGGGGAGACCGGGCCGAGGCCGTCCGCCGGTTTGAAACAGCCCTTGCAGCACGTCCGGATCATCCGCTCTATGCCGACAACCTGCACAACACGCAGGACGGCATGCATTTCGATGCCGGCATCTGCCTTGACGTCAACCATCGTCATGCAAAGTAA